A region of the Gemmobacter fulvus genome:
GTGACAAAATAAGCGATTGCGCCCCCGGTGCCTGTGGTGCCGGGGGCGTTGCATATGACCATGACCATATCCCCCCCCGCCTCTTCAAAACTCGGAGCCCGGCTACGTGGCCTCGGCTCTGTCCTGCTTTCTTTGGCCGTCACCCTGTTCGGCCTGCTGCTCGTGACCTTCATCATTGGCCGGGTCGTGCCGATCGACCCGGTTCTGGCCATCGTCGGGGATCGCGCGACCGAGGCGCAGATCGAGGCGACGCGCGTGGCGCTGGGGCTGGACCAGCCGATGTGGCAGCAATTCTTCATCTATGCAGGCAATGCACTGCAAGGTGATCTCGGCCAGTCGATCCGCACCGGCGAGCCGGTGATCGAGGCGGTGGCGCGTGCCTTTCCCGCCACGCTGGAACTGGCGACGCTGGCCACCATCATGGGCGTTCTGGCCGGGGTGCCCGCCGGGGTTCTGGCCGCCACGCGGCCCGGCAGCCTTGCCGACCATCTGGTGCGGCTGGTCGGGTTGATGGGCTATTCCATGCCGGTGTTCTGGCTGGGGCTGATCGGGCTTTTGCTGTTTTACGGCGTGCTGGATTGGGTGGGCGGGCCGGGCAGGCTCGATGCCGCCTATGACATGATGTATGATTTCGAGGTGACGCCTGTCACCGGCATGATCCTGATCGACACGGCACTGGCCGGGCGTTGGGACATGTTCACCAATGCCATCAGCCATATCATCCTGCCCGCCGGTCTGCTGGGCTATGTGTCGATGGCCTATATCAGCCGGATGACCCGCAGCTTCATGATGAACGAACTGAGCCAGGAATATATCACCACCGCCCGCGTGAAGGGGATGCCGGAATGGCGGGTGATCTGGGTTCATGCGATGAAGAACGTGGCGGTGCCGCTGATCACCGTGGTCGCGCTCAGCTATGCCTATCTGCTGGAAGGATCGGTGCTGACCGAGACGATTTTTGCCTGGCCCGGCCTTGGCAGCTACATCACCGATGCGCTGCTGGTGAATGACATGCCTGCCGTGCTGGGGGGCACGGTGGTGGTGGGCGTGGCCTTCGTGCTGCTCAATCTGTTTTCGGACCTGCTGTACAAGCTGGTCGATCCGCGCGCGCGGTAAAGGGGGCAGCATGTCGCAATTCATCACATGGCTGCGTGATCCCAATCCTGCCTCGCGTCGGCAGGCCCGGCTAGGGCAAACCTATCTGGGCTGGCTGCGGCTGAAGCGCAATCCGCTGGCGGTGGCGGGGCTGATCATCATCGGGGCGCTGCTGCTGATGGCGGCCTTTGCGCCTTGGCTTGCCACCCATGATCCGGTGGCGCAGAACCTGCAAAACCGGCTGTTGCCGCCCGGCTCTCCGGGGCATTTTCTGGGCACCGACGATTTCGGCCGCGATATCTGGAGCCGGATCGTGCATGGCGCGCGCATCACGCTTTACATCATCGCCCTGGTGGCGGTGACGGCCCCGCTGATCGGCATGCTGGTCGGCACGGTGGCGGGCTATTTCGGTGGCTGGGTCGATCAGGTGCTGATGCGCATCACCGATATTTTCCTCGCCTTTCCCCGGCTGATCCTGGCGCTGGCGCTGGTGGCGGTGCTGGGGCCGGGCATCGAGAACGCAGTTCTGGCCATCGCGCTGACCGCCTGGCCGCCCTATGCGCGGGTGGCGCGGGCCGAAACGCTGACCGTGCGCAATTCCGATTACATCGCGGCGGTGCGGCTGCAAGGGGCGGGGGCCAGCCGGATCATCTGGGGCCATGTGATGCCGATGTGCCTGCCCTCGGTCATCATCCGC
Encoded here:
- the nikC gene encoding nickel transporter permease — translated: MSQFITWLRDPNPASRRQARLGQTYLGWLRLKRNPLAVAGLIIIGALLLMAAFAPWLATHDPVAQNLQNRLLPPGSPGHFLGTDDFGRDIWSRIVHGARITLYIIALVAVTAPLIGMLVGTVAGYFGGWVDQVLMRITDIFLAFPRLILALALVAVLGPGIENAVLAIALTAWPPYARVARAETLTVRNSDYIAAVRLQGAGASRIIWGHVMPMCLPSVIIRVTLDMAGVILIAAGLGFLGLGAQPPLSEWGLMISAGRKYLFEQWWVATMPGLAIFIVSLGFNLLGDGLRDVLDPRSSGK
- a CDS encoding ABC transporter permease, whose product is MTISPPASSKLGARLRGLGSVLLSLAVTLFGLLLVTFIIGRVVPIDPVLAIVGDRATEAQIEATRVALGLDQPMWQQFFIYAGNALQGDLGQSIRTGEPVIEAVARAFPATLELATLATIMGVLAGVPAGVLAATRPGSLADHLVRLVGLMGYSMPVFWLGLIGLLLFYGVLDWVGGPGRLDAAYDMMYDFEVTPVTGMILIDTALAGRWDMFTNAISHIILPAGLLGYVSMAYISRMTRSFMMNELSQEYITTARVKGMPEWRVIWVHAMKNVAVPLITVVALSYAYLLEGSVLTETIFAWPGLGSYITDALLVNDMPAVLGGTVVVGVAFVLLNLFSDLLYKLVDPRAR